One window of Oryza brachyantha chromosome 12, ObraRS2, whole genome shotgun sequence genomic DNA carries:
- the LOC102710655 gene encoding sucrose transport protein SUT2 yields the protein MPRRPPAPPGPGPARKVPLRKLLRAASVACGVQFGWALQLSLLTPYVQELGIPHAFASLVWLCGPLSGLLVQPLVGHLSDRIAPAASPLGRRRPFIAAGAASIAAAVLTVGFSADLGRLFGDPITPGSTRFGAIIVYLVGFWLLDVGNNATQGPCRAFLADLTENDPRRTRIANAYFSLFMALGNILGYATGAYSGWYKIFPFTVTPSCSISCANLKSAFLLDIIILVITTCITVASVQEPQSFGSDEADHPSNEQEAFLWELFGSFRYFTLPIWMVLIVTALTWIGWFPFILFDTDWMGREIYRGSPDDPSMTQSYHDGVRMGSFGLMLNSVLLGFTSVVLEKLCRKWGAGLVWGVSNILMALCFVAMLVITYVAKNMDYPPSGVPPTGIIIASLVVFTILGVPLAITYSIPYAMAASRVENLGLGQGLAMGILNLAIVIPQVIVSLGSGPWDQLFGGGNAPAFAVAAAASFIGGLVAILGLPRARIASSRRRGHR from the exons atgCCGCGGAGGCCTCCGGCTCCCCCCGGCCCTGGCCCCGCGCGCAAGGTCCCCCTGCGCAAGCTTCTCCgggcggcgtcggtggcgtGCGGCGTGCAGTTCGGTTGGGCGCTTCAGCTCTCCCTGCTCACACCCTACGTCCAGGAGCTCGGCATCCCGCACGCCTTCGCCAGCCTGGTCTGGCTCTGCGGGCCCCTCTCCGGCCTCCTCGTCCAGCCCCTCGTCGGCCACCTCTCCGATCGcatcgcccccgccgcctcccccctcggccgccgccgccccttcatcgccgccggggccgcttccatcgccgccgccgtcctcacCGTCGGCTTCTCCGCCGACCTCGGCCGCCTATTTGGCGACCCCATCACCCCGGGCTCCACCCGCTTCGGCGCCATCATCGTCTACCTCGTTGGCTTCTGGCTCCTCGACGTCGGCAACAACGCTACGCAGGGGCCCTGCAGGGCCTTCCTCGCCGACCTCACCG AAAATGACCCAAGGAGGACTCGGATAGCTAATGCTTACTTCTCACTCTTCATGGCCCTGGGAAACATACTTGGATACGCCACAGGAGCATATAGTGGCTGGTACAAGATATTTCCATTCACTGTCACTCCATCATGTAGCATCAGTTGTGCTAACCTCAAGTCCGCCTTTCTACTGGATATTATCATTTTGGTGATCACTACATGCATTACTGTAGCGTCAGTTCAAGAGCCTCAATCCTTTGGAAGTGATGAAGCAGATCACCCTAGCAACGAACAGGAAGCTTTCCTCTGGGAACTTTTTGGATCATTCCGGTATTTTACGTTACCAATTTGGATGGTTTTGATTGTTACTGCCCTCACATGGATCGGATGGTTTCCATTTATCCTCTTTGATACTGATTGGATGGGTCGAGAGATCTATCGTGGAAGCCCAGATGACCCAAGTATGACTCAGAGCTATCATGATGGTGTGAGAATGGGTTCTTTTGGTCTGATGCTGAATTCAGTCCTTCTTGGTTTCACATCTGTTGTACTGGAAAAGTTATGCCGGAAGTGGGGAGCTGGACTGGTATGGGGTGTCTCCAATATCCTAATGGCGTTGTGCTTTGTGGCGATGCTTGTAATAACTTATGTGGCAAAGAATATGGATTATCCACCTAGTGGAGTACCTCCAACCGGCATTATCATTGCTTCCCTGGTagtttttacaattttaggAGTGCCCCTGGCG ATCACATACAGTATACCATACGCAATGGCTGCTAGTCGGGTTGAAAATCTGGGGCTTGGCCAAG GTCTAGCAATGGGCATCCTTAACTTGGCTATTGTCATACCACAG GTTATTGTGTCACTGGGTAGCGGGCCATGGGACCAACTGTTTGGTGGTGGTAACGCACCAGCCTTTGCAGTGGCAGCTGCTGCATCTTTTATCGGGGGTCTGGTGGCGATTCTGGGCCTCCCACGAGCCCGCATTGCATCATCAAGGAGGAGAGGTCACCGATAA
- the LOC102710366 gene encoding uncharacterized protein LOC102710366, producing the protein MAITMGLHHQQPITISGCKTAPRHRRPRPIAVRSSSSGAGVMKGQMKLTYLEINSWLWEVGGARILVDPILAGNLDFGAPWLFDAAKKRLKNLGVQDLLLQTEGGLDLLLITQSLDDHCHARTLAQLAAAAPALPVVTTPNARPVLAALPTPFRDVTYLEPGQSTTTACNGVRILATPGPVLGPPWQRPENGYIIDDQRGLVVYYEPHCVYDRSFLESKGLRADVVITPVVKQLLPANFTLVAGQEDAVQLATLLRARYVVPMCNGDVDAKGLLTGVLATQGTVDAFKAMLAEALPEAQVLDPTPGVPLHLDPTPPNIS; encoded by the coding sequence ATGGCCATCACCATGGGcctccaccaccagcagccCATTACCATCAGCGGCTGCAAGACCGCGCCGCGGCACCGGCGACCCAGACCGATAGCCGtccgaagcagcagcagcggtgcCGGCGTAATGAAGGGGCAGATGAAGCTGACTTACTTGGAGATCAACAGCTGGCTGTGGGAGGTCGGCGGCGCCCGCATCCTCGTCGATCCCATCCTCGCCGGCAACCTCGACTTCGGCGCGCCATGGCTGTTCGACGCCGCCAAGAAGCGTCTCAAGAACCTGGGCGTCCAGGATCTGCTGCTGCAGACGGAGGGGGGGCTCGACCTGCTCCTCATCACGCAGAGCCTCGACGACCACTGCCACGCGCGCACGctggcccagctcgccgccgccgcgcccgccctGCCCGTCGTCACCACCCCCAACGCGCGtcccgtcctcgccgcgctgcccACCCCCTTCCGCGACGTCACCTATCTGGAACCCGGCCAGTCCACCACCACAGCCTGCAATGGCGTGCGCATACTGGCCACCCCGGGCCCCGTGCTCGGGCCGCCGTGGCAGCGCCCGGAGAACGGCTACATCATCGACGACCAACGGGGCCTTGTCGTCTACTACGAGCCGCACTGCGTTTACGACCGCTCCTTCCTGGAGAGCAAGGGCCTGCGTGCCGACGTCGTCATCACGCCCGTCGTCAAGCAGCTCCTCCCGGCCAACTTcaccctcgtcgccggccaggAGGATGCCGTCCAGCTGGCCACCCTGCTGCGTGCCAGGTACGTGGTCCCCATGTGCAACGGCGACGTGGACGCCAAGGGCCTCCTCACCGGTGTCCTCGCCACCCAGGGCACGGTGGACGCCTTCAAGGCCATGCTGGCGGAGGCGCTGCCGGAGGCTCAGGTGCTCGACCCAACGCCCGGCGTCCCACTCCACCTCGACCCCACGCCACCGAATATTTCTTAA